CGACCTGGTGCGCGCCTACGCCGCCGTGCTGCTGCCCGTCGCGACCGTGGTCACCCCGAACGCTGCCGAAGCCCGCGCGCTGCTCGCTCTCGCCGCCGACGACCCCACGCCCTCGCGTGAGCTCGCCGGGCTGCTCGCCGCGCAGCTCGCCGGCCCGGCCGTGGTCCTGACCGGTGGCCCGCTCGGCGCTCCGGCGGCCTCCTCGTCGACCTGCATCGACTGGCTGACCCGCCCCGGCGACGAGCCCGTCGCGATCGAGCACCCCGCCGTCGCGACCCCCAACGACCACGGAACCGGCTGTACGCACGCCAGTGCGCTGGCCGCCTTCCTGGCCCACGGACACGACGTCGCCACCGCCGCGGCCCGGGCTGCGGCGTACGTCTCCGGCCAGCTCGTCGCCAGCCGCGGCTGGCAGCTGGGCAGCGGCCGCGGGCCGATCGCCCACACCACTGATCCGAACACCATCCTGCCCCGCACGACCATCCCGTCCACCGAGGAGACCGCATGACCGCGACCGACGCCGAGCGCACCATCGAGCGCACGGAGACCAGCCCGTTCCACGAGCCGGTGCACCCGGCCCACAGCCGCGTCCTCAAGGGCGATCTCGGCGTCCCCTTCACGCGGGTCGAGCTGACCAACGGCTCCACCTTCGACCGCTACACCACCGAGGGCCCGGGCTCCCAGCCCGAGGTCGGCCTGCCGCTGCTGCGCCAGGCCTGGATCGAGGCCCGCGACGACTCCGAGGAGTACGACGGCCGCGAGGTGCAGCTGCTCGACAACGGCAAGGCGGCGCTGCGCTCCGGCGTACACCGGGAGCAGTGGCAGGGACGCGCCTACAAGCCGCGCAAGGCCAAGCCGGGCCGGAACCTCTCGCAGATGCACTACGCGAAGCAGGGCATCGTCACCCCGGAGATGGAGTACGTCGCCCAGCGCGAGGGGTGCTCGGTCGAGCTGGTCCGCTCCGAGGTCGCGGCGGGCCGGGCGATCATCCCCAACAACGTCAACCACCCGGAGTCGGAGCCGATGATCATCGGCCGGAAGTTCCTGGTGAAGGTCAACGCCAACATCGGCAACTCCGCGGTCACCTCCTCGATCGCGGAGGAGGTGGAGAAGCTGACCTGGGCGATCCGCTGGGGCACCGACACCGTCATGGACCTCTCGACCGGTGACGACATCCACACGACGCGCGAGTGGATCATCCGCAACTCGCCCGTCCCGATCGGCACCGTCCCGATCTACCAGGCGCTGGAGAAGGTCAACGGCGAGGCCGACAAGCTGACCTGGGAGATCTTCCGCGACACGCTGATCGAGCAGGCCGAGCAGGGCGTCGACTACATGACGATCCACGCCGGCGTGCTGCTGCGCTACGTGCCGCTGACCGCGAACCGCGTGACCGGCATCGTCTCCCGCGGCGGCTCGATCATGGCCGGGTGGTGCCTCGCGCACCACGAGGAGAACTTCCTCTACACGCACTTCGACGAGATCTGCGAGATCTTCCAGCAGTACGACGTCGCCTTCTCGCTCGGCGACGGCCTGCGCCCCGGTGCGACCGCCGACGCCAACGACGAGGCCCAGCTGAGCGAGCTGCGCACGCTGGCCGAGCTCACCAAGCGCGCCTGGGAGTACGACGTGCAGGTCATGGTCGAGGGGCCGGGGCACGTCCCGCTCAACCTCGTCGAGGAGAACGTGGTCCTCCAGCAGGACTGGTGCCATGGCGCGCCGTTCTACACGCTCGGCCCGCTGGTCACCGACATCGCGCCGGGCTACGACCACATCACCTCGGCCATCGGCGCTGCCACGATCGCCATGCACGGCACGGCCATGCTCTGCTACGTCACGCCGAAGGAGCACCTCGGTCTCCCGAACCGCGACGACGTGAAGACCGGTGTCATCACCTACAAGCTCTCGGCGCACGCGGCCGACGTCGCGAAGGGCCACCCCGGCGCCCGCGACTGGGACGACGCGCTCTCGCACGCGCGCTTCGAGTTCCGCTGGCGCGACCAGTTCGCGCTCTCGCTCGACCCGCACACGGCGGAGGCGTTCCACGACGAGACGCTCCCGGCCGAGAACGCCAAGACCGCGCACTTCTGCTCGATGTGCGGACCGAAGTTCTGCTCGATGCGGATCTCGCAGGACGTCCGTGACCGCTTCGGTGCCGCGCTCGAGCCGGGTCAGGTCACCGACGAGGCCGAGGCCGGCATGAAGGCGAAGTCCGCCGAGTTCGTCGAGCTCGGCCGCTCGGTCTACGTGGAGCCCACCGCCTGACCCCAGCGCCGAGACGGGGCTCGTGCAACGCCGGGACGGGGCTCGTGCCGGCGAACCGCCGGCACGAGCCCCGTCCCACGGCGGCACGAGCCCCGTCTCGGCGTTCAGGCGCGGTCGGCCGTGTCCGTGATCGACCGGACGAACGTCGGCCACAGGCCGCGCGGGAGGTCGTGCCCCATGCCGTCGATGACGAGCAGGTCGGCGCCGGCGGCGCGGGCCGTGGCACGGCCGCCCGACACGTGCACCATCTTGTCGGCGCGGCCGTGGATGACGGTCATCGGCACGGTCACCGAGGAGAGGAGCCGGGTACGGTCGGGCTGGGTCAGCACCGCCATCATCTGGCGCATCACGCCGGAGCCCGAGATGCCGCGGTCGTAGGTGTCGAGTGCCCGTGCGCGCACCTCGTCGAGCCCGGTCGGGTAGCCCGGCGACCCGATGAAGCTCCAGAAGGCGGCCGTCGACTCGGCGTACGCCTCCCGGCCGCGTCCGGGAGACCGCAGCAGCCGGGGGAGGAGCGAGGGGTGCTGGAACCCCACGCGCCGCGACCCCGTCGTCGACATCACCGACGTCACCGACCGCACCCGGTCGGGGTGCTCGAGGGCCATGGTCTGCACGATCATGCCGCCCATCGACATGCCGCAGACGTGGGCGCTCCCGATGCCGAGGTGGTCGAGGACGGCGATGCCGTCGGAGGCCAGGTCCGACATCGAGTACGGCGCCTCGACGGGCCGTCCCAGGAACGCCTTGACCAGGTCGCCGCGTGCCACCCGGCCCTCACCGCGGAACGAGCGGCCCGTGTCGCGGTTGTCGTAGCGGATCACGAAGAAGCCGGCCTCGACCAGCGCCTCGCAGAAACCGACCGGCCACCAGATCATCGGGCCGGACAGGCCCATCACCAGGAGCAGGGCGCCCCGTGGAGCGTCGGCCAGCGTGCCGAAGGTCTGGTAGCAGAGCTCCTGGCCGGGCCCGACGGGGGCGAAGAGCTCCGCGGAGACGGCGATCGGTTCAGTCACGCTTCCCAGTGAAGCACCACGGCCCGCGACGATCGTCGCGGGCCGGGCTGAACGAGCGGTGTCGGGCTCAGTGACCGAAGTCGATGCCCGAGTAGGCGCGGAGCTTGCCGAGGCGGTGCTCGGAGGTGATCCGGCGGATCGTCCCCGACCGGCCGCGCATGACCAGCGAGTCGGTGGTCGCGCCGCCGGAGCGGTAGCGGACGCCCTTCATGAGCTCGCCGTCGGTGATGCCGGTGGCGACGAAGAAGCAGTCGTCGCCCGTGACCAGGTCCTCGGTGTGGAGGACGAAGTCGGGGTCCAGGTTGTGGCCGGCGTCGATGGCGCGCTGGCGCTCCTCGTCGCTGGTCGGCCAGAGGCGGCCCTGGATGGTGCCGCCGAGGCACTTCATCGCGCAGGCCGTGATGATGCCCTCCGGGGTGCCGCCGATGCCGAGCAGCAGGTCGATGCCGGTGTCGGCCTTGGCCGCCATGATGGCGCCGGCGACGTCACCGTCGGAGATGAACTTGATCCGGGCGCCCGCCTCGCGGATCTCCTCGGCGATCTTGTCGTGGCGCGGGCGGTCCAGGAGAACGACGGTGACGTCCTCCTTCGCGGTGCCTTTCGCCTTGGCGATGAGGCGGATGTTCTCGGCGACCGGGAGCCGGATGTCGACGACGTCGGCCGCCTCGGCACCGGTGACCAGCTTGTCCATGTAGAAGACGGCGCTCGGGTCGTACATCGAGCCGCGGGGCGCGGCGGCGAGCACGGCGATGGCGTTGTTCATGCCCTTCGCGGTGAGGGTGGTGCCGTCGATCGGGTCGACCGCGATGTCGCACTCCGGTCCGGTGCCGTCGCCGACCTTCTCGCCGTTGAACAGCATGGGCGCCTCGTCCTTCTCGCCCTCGCCGATGACGACCGTGCCGTTCATGCTGACGCTGGAGATCATGACGCGCATCGCGTTGACGGCCACGCCGTCGGCGCCGTTCTTGTCGCCCTTGCCGACCCAGCGGCCGGCGGCCATCGCCGCCGCCTCCGTCACC
The sequence above is a segment of the Nocardioides jiangxiensis genome. Coding sequences within it:
- the glpX gene encoding class II fructose-bisphosphatase; the encoded protein is MNAPLDLSVNPEAPDRNLALELVRVTEAAAMAAGRWVGKGDKNGADGVAVNAMRVMISSVSMNGTVVIGEGEKDEAPMLFNGEKVGDGTGPECDIAVDPIDGTTLTAKGMNNAIAVLAAAPRGSMYDPSAVFYMDKLVTGAEAADVVDIRLPVAENIRLIAKAKGTAKEDVTVVLLDRPRHDKIAEEIREAGARIKFISDGDVAGAIMAAKADTGIDLLLGIGGTPEGIITACAMKCLGGTIQGRLWPTSDEERQRAIDAGHNLDPDFVLHTEDLVTGDDCFFVATGITDGELMKGVRYRSGGATTDSLVMRGRSGTIRRITSEHRLGKLRAYSGIDFGH
- a CDS encoding alpha/beta fold hydrolase — its product is MTEPIAVSAELFAPVGPGQELCYQTFGTLADAPRGALLLVMGLSGPMIWWPVGFCEALVEAGFFVIRYDNRDTGRSFRGEGRVARGDLVKAFLGRPVEAPYSMSDLASDGIAVLDHLGIGSAHVCGMSMGGMIVQTMALEHPDRVRSVTSVMSTTGSRRVGFQHPSLLPRLLRSPGRGREAYAESTAAFWSFIGSPGYPTGLDEVRARALDTYDRGISGSGVMRQMMAVLTQPDRTRLLSSVTVPMTVIHGRADKMVHVSGGRATARAAGADLLVIDGMGHDLPRGLWPTFVRSITDTADRA
- the thiD gene encoding bifunctional hydroxymethylpyrimidine kinase/phosphomethylpyrimidine kinase, which encodes MVTPPVVLTVAGTDSGGGAGIAADLATFAALGVHGTCVVAAVTAQDTTAVHAVHAVPFDVVAAQLDAVIADLPPVVVKTGMLATADVARLVARWCAGSPSRQLVVDPVLRATTGAALADDDLVRAYAAVLLPVATVVTPNAAEARALLALAADDPTPSRELAGLLAAQLAGPAVVLTGGPLGAPAASSSTCIDWLTRPGDEPVAIEHPAVATPNDHGTGCTHASALAAFLAHGHDVATAAARAAAYVSGQLVASRGWQLGSGRGPIAHTTDPNTILPRTTIPSTEETA
- the thiC gene encoding phosphomethylpyrimidine synthase ThiC, whose protein sequence is MTATDAERTIERTETSPFHEPVHPAHSRVLKGDLGVPFTRVELTNGSTFDRYTTEGPGSQPEVGLPLLRQAWIEARDDSEEYDGREVQLLDNGKAALRSGVHREQWQGRAYKPRKAKPGRNLSQMHYAKQGIVTPEMEYVAQREGCSVELVRSEVAAGRAIIPNNVNHPESEPMIIGRKFLVKVNANIGNSAVTSSIAEEVEKLTWAIRWGTDTVMDLSTGDDIHTTREWIIRNSPVPIGTVPIYQALEKVNGEADKLTWEIFRDTLIEQAEQGVDYMTIHAGVLLRYVPLTANRVTGIVSRGGSIMAGWCLAHHEENFLYTHFDEICEIFQQYDVAFSLGDGLRPGATADANDEAQLSELRTLAELTKRAWEYDVQVMVEGPGHVPLNLVEENVVLQQDWCHGAPFYTLGPLVTDIAPGYDHITSAIGAATIAMHGTAMLCYVTPKEHLGLPNRDDVKTGVITYKLSAHAADVAKGHPGARDWDDALSHARFEFRWRDQFALSLDPHTAEAFHDETLPAENAKTAHFCSMCGPKFCSMRISQDVRDRFGAALEPGQVTDEAEAGMKAKSAEFVELGRSVYVEPTA